The genomic interval ATCGAGAATTCTCTGTTTCGCTTGCTTGTCGGAAGAGACGTTGACGATCCGATAGGAGGGCGCGACGAAGCGCGGCGCCAGTTTCTTGGAGAGAAGGACGAGAAACTCGTCGAATTGATCTGATAACCCCACCGCAAGATACCTTTGCGCCAGAATCTGCTTGGCGGCGGACAGGTCCTCCGAGCCGGCGATGAACCTCGTCTGCCGATTGGCTCGGTCTTTTTTGAAGAACAATTCGAAGGGGAGATATCCTCGCTTCGCCAGGTGTTGAAGGTATTGCGAAACGTACCTCTCGACCGGATCGCGCAGGAGCGTTATGTACCGGATTCCGGGAAAGACCGCGTCCAGATCGTCGTTCGGTCTCACCGAGTGCCCAACGATGCACTCGACCAGCGGATTGATTCTCCAGATCTTGATCATGTCGTCGGGTCCGAAGACCCCGTCCGAATGTCTCGATAGAGGTCTGACGTCACAGCAGCGCATGAAATAGTTGTAGCGAAGCACGTGAATCAGGCTGTTTCCGCCGGTACGAGTAATGTGCGTGAAGGCGAGGAGCGAACGATCGCGCAACTCGCGCGGATAGCGAGTTTTCCGGGATCCGTTATTCTCGAACATTCTCTCTCTCATTGCCGTGGCGGGACCCGCGATCGTCCGGCCGCCACGGCTCGGCCTTTGCGGCGCTGCGCGCCGATCTCGCGGCAGATGTCATGGCCACCGCTCGCCAGGCTGGGCTGTACTTTTTCATCAGCCTGACTAGATTTGCCTCGCGGCGGTGGAGGCGGCGCGACGTTCATCGGGCAGCGACCACGTGTGTCCCAGAGCGAGCCGATAGGTCTCCCGGAAACGCTTCGCGGTGTCGACCACGTCGAAGTGGCTTTCGACCCGCCGCCGCGCGTTCGCCCCCAGGGTCTCGCACAGCGCTTTGGAGCACCTCAGCTTGGTGACCGCTTCGACGATCGAGGGCGCATCGATCCGCCTCAGGAGCAACCCTTCTTCGCCGTCTCGGATCAAGTCGGGAACACCGCCGACCGCCGATGCGACGATGGGGAGCCCGGCTGCCATGGCTTCCAGGATGGCGATCGGCATTCCCTCGCCGTGTGATGGAAGAACGAAGATGCTGTTCGAGCGAAAGAATGCGTATTTGGCCGGGCCCGAGACCCAGTCTTCGCGCAGGCAGGCATCGCGGAGCTGGGGCGGCACATGGCGTCGAACGATGTCGCCGGGCACGGCGAGCAGGCGGAATCGCAGGCCGGGGAAGCGGGAAACCAACGTGGGGAGGGCTTGAAGAAGCTCTGGCAAACCCTTCCGAACCGTCTCGCTGCCTCCGAGGAACAAGACTTCGGGGTCGGGGCCGCCCTCTCCACCGGCGTTTTCCTGGCGCGCGGCAGCGACCTCGCTCTGAATCCGGCGCACGTCGACGCCGTTCGGCACGTAAACGACCAAGGCGCCAGCACCACTGAGCGAATCGAGAAACTCCAGATCTTCGTGACAGATGACGACGAAGACCCGGCTGCGACGCACGACCCACAGCATGAGTCTTCGCGAAAGCGAGCTGCTCTTGTCGTAAATCGCGCGGAAGGAAAAATGGAACTGCAGAACGCAAGGTACGCCGGCAAGCCGGCCTTCCAGAAGGTAGATCGCCGACTCCCAGAAGCTCCAATAGGGCGAGGTATGAAGGTGAATCAGCGAAGGTCGGCTCTTCCACAGCAACCAGGGAAAAGTGAGAACGTGTCTCAACGTGACACCGATCGCACGCAACATACGACCGAGCCCGGCGTTCCAGAGTGCCCCATAGCCGGTATTGTTGGTCACATTGGGTTTGTGAGGTCGGCCGGTGTTGAACGGTATCAGCTCGAAATCCGCGGCGAGGCTCGAGGACATCATTTCGAGTAGAAACGACGTGATGCCACCCACGCTCGGCGGAAGGATGCCGGCGACGACGACTGTCGGACGCACGCTGAGTGCTTCGGAATGCACGGCCCCCCTCGTTCCTATGTTTCCGATGGGATCGCCGAAGCCGGAATCGAGTCCA from Vicinamibacteria bacterium carries:
- a CDS encoding glycosyltransferase family 4 protein; amino-acid sequence: MRPTVVVAGILPPSVGGITSFLLEMMSSSLAADFELIPFNTGRPHKPNVTNNTGYGALWNAGLGRMLRAIGVTLRHVLTFPWLLWKSRPSLIHLHTSPYWSFWESAIYLLEGRLAGVPCVLQFHFSFRAIYDKSSSLSRRLMLWVVRRSRVFVVICHEDLEFLDSLSGAGALVVYVPNGVDVRRIQSEVAAARQENAGGEGGPDPEVLFLGGSETVRKGLPELLQALPTLVSRFPGLRFRLLAVPGDIVRRHVPPQLRDACLREDWVSGPAKYAFFRSNSIFVLPSHGEGMPIAILEAMAAGLPIVASAVGGVPDLIRDGEEGLLLRRIDAPSIVEAVTKLRCSKALCETLGANARRRVESHFDVVDTAKRFRETYRLALGHTWSLPDERRAASTAARQI